One Candidatus Zymogenus saltonus genomic region harbors:
- a CDS encoding HIT family protein, translated as MTSVKGCVFCEMPEDKKILREELIFACLDKYPVAPGHTLIVTKRHVANWFEASKEERRAIDNAILALKEMLDREHRPDGYNIGVNIGRASGQTIDHLHVHLIPRYKGDVYDPWGGVRGVIPEKRLYPKG; from the coding sequence ATGACAAGCGTAAAGGGGTGCGTCTTCTGCGAGATGCCGGAAGATAAAAAGATATTGAGAGAAGAGTTGATCTTTGCCTGCCTGGACAAGTACCCGGTGGCGCCGGGACACACACTGATTGTAACCAAGAGGCACGTGGCAAACTGGTTTGAGGCGTCCAAGGAGGAGCGCAGGGCCATCGACAACGCGATCCTTGCGCTCAAGGAGATGCTCGACAGAGAGCACAGGCCTGACGGGTACAACATCGGGGTAAACATAGGCCGAGCCTCCGGCCAGACCATCGACCACCTCCACGTCCACCTGATCCCGAGATACAAAGGGGACGTATACGACCCGTGGGGGGGCGTCAGGGGCGTGATCCCGGAAAAAAGGCTCTACCCGAAGGGGTAA
- a CDS encoding YjbQ family protein, translating into MKSYRKELWFEVPARRGFVNITPDVTKCVMESGVKDGLCLVNAMHITASVFINDNESGLHSDFDKWLEGLAPHEPVSQYRHNVGEDNADAHLKRTIMGREVVVAITDSRLDFGPWESIFYGEFDGRRRKRALVKIIGD; encoded by the coding sequence ATGAAAAGCTACCGAAAAGAGCTCTGGTTCGAAGTCCCCGCCAGGAGGGGGTTCGTGAACATCACCCCGGACGTTACGAAGTGCGTCATGGAGAGCGGTGTGAAGGACGGGCTCTGTCTCGTCAACGCAATGCACATCACGGCGTCCGTCTTCATAAACGACAACGAGTCCGGGCTCCACAGCGATTTCGACAAGTGGCTGGAAGGGCTGGCGCCACACGAGCCGGTAAGTCAGTACAGGCACAACGTGGGCGAGGACAACGCCGACGCCCACCTGAAGCGGACGATCATGGGAAGGGAGGTGGTGGTCGCCATAACCGACAGCAGGCTCGACTTCGGCCCCTGGGAGTCGATCTTCTACGGGGAGTTCGACGGCAGGAGGAGAAAGCGCGCCCTCGTGAAAATCATAGGCGACTGA
- a CDS encoding DUF819 family protein, whose product MENPLHLTHLILLSLFYIFFPAFLIYFAQRYPIIDKIGTAIICYGMGMAMSLIWAVPENAGGVQEIFMTITVPLAIPLMLFSMDIRKWLRLAPRTLISLILMVFSVLAVTTIGFMIFRDSIQGGEAWKVAGMLVGVYTGGTPNLSAIGLGLKASEEVIVLTSTADMLACTPWFFFILLFGQRFMNLFLPKFEKSGAKMDASGGDMKAEDIPESSDFSDYRGIFTNKIVRPLSLMLLLSVGIFAVGGVLYSILPKEYNMAVLMLTITTLGIAASFLKRVRDTKMTFQMGQYFILIFCLVVGSMADINKLFTAAMDIVLYTCLAVYGSWIMHMLLSAIFRIDTDTTIITATSALFSPPFVPVVASALKNKEVIISGLTTGIIGYAIGNYLGILLSPLLLKIP is encoded by the coding sequence ATGGAAAATCCCTTACATCTAACTCACCTTATTCTCCTCTCGCTATTCTACATCTTCTTTCCGGCCTTTCTCATCTACTTCGCCCAGAGATACCCGATAATCGATAAGATCGGCACGGCCATAATCTGCTACGGCATGGGGATGGCAATGAGCCTGATATGGGCGGTTCCTGAGAACGCGGGGGGCGTTCAGGAGATATTCATGACGATTACGGTGCCTTTGGCCATCCCCCTGATGCTCTTCAGCATGGACATAAGAAAGTGGCTCAGGCTTGCGCCGAGAACCCTTATATCCCTAATCCTGATGGTCTTCTCGGTCCTTGCGGTGACCACCATAGGATTCATGATCTTCAGGGACTCCATACAGGGCGGCGAGGCGTGGAAGGTGGCCGGAATGCTCGTCGGGGTATACACCGGAGGAACCCCAAATCTCAGCGCCATCGGGCTGGGTCTCAAGGCTTCGGAGGAGGTGATCGTCCTGACAAGCACCGCCGACATGCTGGCGTGCACGCCCTGGTTCTTCTTTATCCTCCTCTTCGGCCAGAGGTTTATGAACCTCTTTCTCCCGAAGTTCGAGAAATCGGGCGCAAAGATGGATGCGTCAGGGGGAGACATGAAGGCGGAAGACATCCCAGAGTCCAGCGACTTCAGCGACTACAGGGGGATATTTACCAATAAGATCGTTCGTCCCCTGTCCCTTATGCTCCTCCTTTCGGTCGGCATCTTTGCGGTGGGGGGTGTGCTTTACAGCATCCTGCCCAAGGAGTATAACATGGCGGTGTTGATGCTTACAATCACGACCCTCGGTATCGCGGCTTCCTTCTTAAAGCGGGTAAGGGACACCAAGATGACCTTTCAAATGGGGCAATACTTTATACTAATATTCTGCCTCGTCGTCGGCTCGATGGCGGACATCAACAAGCTATTTACGGCGGCGATGGATATTGTCCTGTACACCTGTCTTGCCGTCTACGGCTCGTGGATTATGCACATGCTGCTTTCGGCGATATTCAGGATAGACACCGACACCACCATTATAACAGCAACGTCGGCGCTCTTTTCGCCGCCGTTCGTGCCGGTCGTCGCCAGCGCCCTCAAGAACAAGGAGGTGATCATCTCCGGCCTCACTACCGGCATCATAGGCTACGCCATCGGAAACTACCTGGGGATCCTTCTTTCGCCCCTGTTGCTGAAGATACCTTAA
- a CDS encoding heavy-metal-associated domain-containing protein has protein sequence MRTIKIKGMSCGHCVKAVTEALEGVDGVENVSVSLEMGEATFDEYGTVDMDVVREVVEDAGYEVG, from the coding sequence ATGAGGACAATAAAGATAAAAGGGATGTCGTGCGGGCACTGCGTGAAGGCGGTGACCGAGGCCTTGGAGGGTGTTGACGGGGTCGAGAACGTATCGGTGAGCCTCGAGATGGGAGAGGCGACGTTTGACGAATACGGCACTGTGGATATGGACGTGGTTCGGGAGGTTGTGGAGGATGCGGGATATGAAGTCGGATAG
- a CDS encoding copper-translocating P-type ATPase: protein MRDMKSDRVAFKVSGMECASCVVRLEKGLKELDGVESAEINLASDKATVSYDPDRVTTREMEKRVSDLGYKVVDTIELGGSEEKSIIFSVGGMTCAACVMRVERAVSKVEGVSGASVNLATNRASVTYDPKKTGLRELKEAVSKAGYEFLGVAVEMAEDPLEAEKKREIRRLTVKFVVGAALSAVIFVGSMPGLFPFVANIDKGILMLSLLLLTTPVLFWVGSRFFTGAVKALLKGTSDMNTLVAIGSLSAYLYSAAVIFFPGFFARADAAHHVYFDGAAMIVTLILLGRLLEAKAKGKASSAIRRLFDLRAKTARVIRDGVDEDVLVEELLPGDTILVRPGEKIPTDGVVVSGSSYVDESMLTGESLPVEKIEGSEVFGATLNSSGSIKFRATRVGVDTALSQIIRLVEEAQGSKAPIQRLADRVASIFVPAVITIATATFLIWFFFVPGHDLSRALLNFVSVLIISCPCAMGLATPTAIMVGTGLGAESGILIKGGESLEKIYRLNTVVFDKTGTLTKGEPVVTDVVANEGVDEKRLIAAAVSVEALSEHPLAGAIVKRGKDEKINPLPAYGFEALTGLGAVATVNINGGKRVTVGSLNLVSEGDKVPDRLFQRSKEILREGKTVVFVSEEGEVLGFLAIRDEPKASAKGAVAALKDMGLDVGMITGDNEATARAIGKEVGIERVFSGVLPADKAREIERLKGDNGGGRFVAMVGDGINDAPALAQADTGIAIGAGTDVAIEASDITLIKEDLMNVPNSIILSKLTMRAIKQNLFWAFFYNSLGIPVAAGVLYPIFGIFLSPVFAAAAMAFSSVSVVGNSLRLRGVWRRNRIS, encoded by the coding sequence ATGCGGGATATGAAGTCGGATAGGGTGGCGTTCAAGGTCTCGGGGATGGAGTGCGCAAGCTGTGTCGTCCGTCTCGAAAAGGGGCTTAAGGAGCTTGACGGGGTCGAGAGCGCCGAGATAAACCTCGCCTCGGACAAGGCCACCGTATCCTATGACCCGGACAGGGTAACCACACGGGAGATGGAAAAGAGGGTCTCCGACCTCGGCTATAAGGTCGTCGATACGATCGAGCTGGGCGGATCGGAGGAAAAATCGATCATCTTCTCCGTGGGCGGCATGACCTGCGCCGCCTGCGTGATGAGGGTAGAAAGGGCTGTGTCGAAGGTCGAGGGCGTATCGGGGGCTTCGGTCAACCTCGCGACGAACAGGGCATCCGTGACCTACGATCCTAAAAAAACCGGCTTGAGGGAGCTTAAGGAGGCGGTATCCAAGGCCGGGTACGAGTTCCTCGGGGTCGCGGTGGAGATGGCGGAGGACCCCCTCGAGGCGGAAAAGAAGAGGGAGATACGCCGGCTGACCGTTAAATTCGTCGTCGGCGCAGCCCTCTCCGCGGTCATCTTCGTCGGCTCGATGCCGGGACTCTTTCCCTTTGTGGCAAATATCGACAAGGGAATTCTGATGCTTTCCCTCCTTCTGCTCACGACACCCGTCCTCTTCTGGGTGGGGAGCCGATTTTTCACTGGCGCCGTCAAGGCCCTCCTGAAGGGGACCTCAGACATGAACACGCTCGTGGCTATAGGCTCTCTCTCCGCGTATCTCTATTCCGCGGCGGTGATTTTCTTCCCCGGATTCTTTGCGAGGGCGGACGCCGCCCATCACGTCTATTTCGACGGCGCGGCGATGATCGTGACACTGATCCTTCTGGGTAGGCTCTTGGAGGCGAAGGCGAAGGGGAAGGCGAGCTCCGCCATAAGGAGGCTCTTTGACCTTCGAGCAAAGACCGCAAGAGTGATAAGAGACGGCGTCGATGAAGATGTCCTGGTGGAGGAGCTCCTTCCGGGAGATACTATTCTCGTCAGGCCCGGGGAGAAGATCCCCACCGACGGGGTCGTAGTCTCCGGGTCGTCCTACGTGGACGAGTCAATGCTCACGGGCGAGAGCCTTCCGGTCGAGAAGATCGAGGGAAGCGAGGTCTTCGGCGCCACGCTCAACAGTTCAGGGAGCATCAAGTTCAGGGCGACGAGGGTTGGGGTGGATACCGCATTATCCCAGATAATCAGGCTCGTGGAGGAGGCGCAGGGGTCGAAGGCGCCCATCCAGCGGCTGGCCGACAGGGTGGCTTCGATCTTCGTCCCGGCGGTGATTACGATCGCCACAGCAACCTTCTTGATATGGTTTTTCTTCGTCCCGGGGCACGATCTCTCCAGGGCGCTTCTGAACTTCGTCTCCGTCCTGATAATCTCGTGCCCGTGCGCCATGGGGCTTGCCACACCCACGGCGATCATGGTGGGCACCGGCCTTGGGGCAGAGAGCGGGATACTAATAAAGGGGGGGGAGAGCCTCGAAAAGATATACAGGCTTAACACCGTTGTCTTCGACAAGACCGGAACGCTGACCAAGGGGGAGCCCGTGGTTACCGATGTGGTGGCCAACGAGGGCGTGGACGAAAAGAGGCTTATTGCCGCCGCTGTGTCGGTAGAGGCGCTCTCCGAGCACCCCCTCGCCGGGGCGATAGTGAAGAGGGGCAAGGACGAGAAGATCAATCCTCTTCCCGCCTACGGTTTCGAGGCGTTGACGGGACTCGGGGCTGTGGCCACCGTAAACATCAATGGGGGAAAGAGGGTTACGGTGGGGAGCCTGAATCTCGTGTCGGAGGGCGACAAGGTTCCCGATCGACTCTTTCAAAGATCGAAGGAGATTCTTAGGGAGGGGAAGACGGTCGTCTTCGTCTCGGAAGAGGGCGAAGTCCTCGGATTCCTGGCGATCCGCGACGAGCCTAAGGCGAGCGCGAAGGGAGCGGTCGCGGCCCTCAAGGATATGGGGCTTGACGTCGGGATGATCACGGGGGACAACGAGGCCACCGCAAGGGCTATCGGGAAAGAGGTGGGGATCGAGAGGGTCTTCTCCGGTGTCCTCCCCGCCGACAAGGCGAGGGAGATCGAGAGGCTTAAAGGGGACAACGGCGGCGGGAGATTCGTGGCGATGGTGGGCGACGGCATAAACGACGCCCCGGCACTGGCTCAGGCGGACACCGGCATCGCCATAGGCGCCGGAACGGACGTCGCCATAGAGGCCTCCGACATCACCCTCATAAAAGAAGATCTAATGAACGTGCCGAACTCAATAATCTTGTCGAAGCTCACCATGAGGGCGATCAAGCAGAACCTCTTCTGGGCATTCTTCTACAACAGTCTCGGCATCCCCGTGGCGGCGGGAGTTCTCTACCCGATCTTCGGGATATTTTTGAGTCCCGTCTTTGCGGCGGCGGCTATGGCGTTCAGCTCCGTCTCGGTGGTGGGTAACTCCTTGAGGCTGAGGGGCGTGTGGAGGCGGAACAGGATTTCTTGA
- a CDS encoding NAD(P)H-dependent oxidoreductase, protein MLVIGFQGSPRSGGNTDRLLSAFLDEAEKLGAETIKIDVGKMNISHCIECRKCEEEGYCVIDDDMQKIYPLLRRADLVVLASPVFFYGLTGMVKAVVDRAQALWARRYVLKLDDPGVNVRKGLLLALGATKGENLFAGVSLEAKYFFDAVGALYSNQDRLTYRKIENSGDIEKHPTAIKDVREKAREMVTPLVKRRRVLYVCTENAYRSQMAWAFTRHKYGDRIEAMSAGSSPAERINEVMAEAMAEVGIDMAYITPRSLNDALKTFTPDLVVTMGCVNACPIIPNAEIVDWDLPDPAGTPLSFMREVRDEIERRVNEIV, encoded by the coding sequence ATGCTCGTTATTGGATTTCAGGGAAGCCCCAGGAGCGGCGGGAACACCGACCGCCTCCTCTCGGCCTTTCTTGACGAGGCGGAAAAACTCGGCGCCGAAACGATTAAAATAGATGTTGGGAAGATGAATATCTCCCACTGCATCGAGTGCCGCAAATGCGAGGAGGAGGGCTACTGCGTCATAGACGACGACATGCAGAAGATATACCCCCTCCTTCGGAGGGCTGACCTCGTCGTCCTGGCGAGCCCGGTCTTCTTCTACGGCCTAACCGGGATGGTAAAGGCGGTCGTGGATCGCGCCCAGGCGCTCTGGGCGAGGCGCTACGTGCTCAAGCTCGACGACCCGGGCGTAAACGTCAGAAAGGGCCTCCTTTTGGCGCTGGGGGCCACGAAGGGGGAGAACCTTTTTGCCGGGGTGTCTCTCGAGGCAAAGTACTTCTTCGACGCCGTGGGCGCCTTATATAGCAATCAAGACAGGCTGACCTACAGAAAAATAGAAAATTCGGGAGACATCGAGAAACACCCCACGGCGATTAAGGACGTAAGGGAAAAGGCGCGAGAGATGGTTACCCCCCTTGTAAAAAGGAGGAGGGTGCTCTACGTCTGCACGGAAAACGCCTACAGGAGCCAGATGGCCTGGGCGTTCACGAGGCATAAATACGGCGATCGGATCGAGGCAATGAGCGCCGGCAGCAGCCCCGCCGAAAGGATCAACGAGGTAATGGCGGAGGCGATGGCGGAGGTGGGGATAGACATGGCGTATATCACCCCAAGGTCCTTGAACGACGCCCTCAAGACCTTTACCCCCGATCTGGTCGTGACAATGGGTTGCGTTAATGCGTGCCCGATAATCCCCAATGCTGAGATCGTGGACTGGGACCTCCCCGATCCGGCGGGAACGCCTCTGTCCTTTATGAGGGAGGTGAGAGACGAGATAGAGAGAAGGGTAAACGAGATCGTCTGA
- a CDS encoding glutaredoxin family protein, with translation MGKSKVVIYTTPTCPYCNRVREFFKDSGIDFTDYDVTKEERALAEMRKLTENGERVPVINIGGEIIIGFDESRIEGALKKYGEEG, from the coding sequence ATGGGGAAATCCAAGGTGGTTATCTATACCACGCCGACCTGTCCCTATTGCAATAGGGTAAGGGAGTTCTTCAAGGATTCCGGGATTGATTTTACAGATTACGACGTGACGAAGGAGGAGCGCGCCCTCGCCGAAATGAGGAAGTTGACCGAAAACGGTGAGAGGGTTCCCGTGATTAACATCGGCGGCGAGATTATAATAGGATTTGATGAATCTCGAATCGAAGGGGCGCTGAAAAAGTATGGGGAAGAAGGCTGA
- a CDS encoding DUF169 domain-containing protein, whose translation MTNKLKRGDYRALEDLLREMLGLNESPVGFQYTDLEPKGARTAIKKSRVCIYPFLNMARKGETVYFSREWKACRGGAFYLGFKKSLMKGIGHFLSHGIPGRIEGERFKKTPELGEALSDEIEFVPATGQYIVFRPLKDFTEEEPPEAVTIYGNGDVMGAMIVMANYAREGNDEVITQFSSGCYSMVTEPRIQSRNKSPKAVLGSFDIACRPFIDPSIMTFSMTADHLWEMALDMGESFLTINPWLKIKGRGK comes from the coding sequence ATGACAAATAAGCTGAAAAGGGGGGACTACCGCGCCCTCGAGGATCTGCTCAGGGAGATGCTGGGGCTTAATGAGTCTCCCGTCGGCTTTCAGTACACCGACCTGGAGCCGAAGGGGGCAAGAACCGCCATAAAGAAGAGCCGGGTCTGCATATATCCCTTCCTTAACATGGCGAGAAAGGGAGAAACAGTCTATTTTTCGAGGGAGTGGAAGGCGTGCCGCGGGGGGGCGTTTTACCTCGGATTCAAGAAGAGCCTAATGAAGGGGATCGGGCACTTCCTGTCCCACGGGATTCCGGGGAGGATCGAGGGGGAGCGGTTCAAGAAGACCCCGGAGCTGGGGGAGGCCCTCTCGGACGAGATCGAGTTTGTGCCCGCAACGGGCCAATATATCGTCTTTAGGCCCCTCAAAGATTTCACGGAGGAGGAGCCGCCCGAGGCGGTCACCATCTACGGAAACGGCGACGTTATGGGCGCGATGATAGTGATGGCGAACTACGCCCGCGAGGGAAACGACGAGGTGATAACCCAGTTCAGCTCCGGCTGCTACAGCATGGTGACGGAGCCGAGGATCCAGTCGAGAAACAAGAGCCCAAAGGCGGTGCTGGGGAGCTTCGACATAGCCTGCCGGCCCTTTATCGACCCCTCAATTATGACCTTCTCGATGACCGCAGACCACCTCTGGGAGATGGCGCTTGATATGGGCGAGAGCTTCCTGACCATAAATCCCTGGCTCAAGATCAAAGGGCGGGGTAAGTAA
- a CDS encoding DNA/RNA nuclease SfsA, which yields MKREWRHGDSRFDLLLSRSGSADIFDLEDIPDLAVEVKGVTLVKDSIALFPDAETIRGRKHLRELLMLKEKGCRAAVFFVAQRGDATSFSPNSANDPRFSVALSEAKEGGVEIYAFSSNVTLTEIWILREIPVNL from the coding sequence ATAAAGAGGGAGTGGAGGCACGGAGACAGCAGGTTCGACCTCCTCCTCTCCAGAAGCGGGTCGGCCGATATATTTGACTTGGAGGACATCCCTGACCTCGCCGTCGAGGTGAAGGGGGTAACACTGGTCAAGGATTCGATAGCCCTCTTCCCGGACGCCGAGACGATCAGGGGGAGAAAACACCTTAGGGAGCTTCTCATGCTGAAGGAAAAGGGCTGCCGCGCGGCGGTCTTCTTCGTGGCCCAGAGGGGGGACGCGACCTCTTTTTCCCCGAACAGTGCAAATGATCCCCGCTTCTCCGTGGCGCTTTCCGAGGCGAAAGAGGGCGGCGTCGAAATATACGCCTTTTCCTCGAACGTTACGCTTACGGAGATATGGATATTGAGAGAGATTCCAGTAAACCTCTGA
- a CDS encoding Rieske (2Fe-2S) protein, with protein MSCKDRNCGGNVNRRGFIGFIVSVIASISALTPLAAFSKEKWVSVGKRDDFTDGGFNVIEGEKIFVFRKGDSFSAMSGKCTHFGCLVERQADGSFLCPCHASVFDGKGGVKKGPAKKDLVWHNVKVMPTGEVMVDVKSEVAP; from the coding sequence ATGAGCTGTAAAGATAGAAACTGTGGTGGAAATGTCAACAGAAGGGGATTTATCGGCTTCATAGTATCGGTCATCGCATCGATCTCGGCTCTCACGCCGCTTGCGGCCTTCTCGAAGGAGAAGTGGGTGTCGGTGGGCAAAAGGGACGATTTCACGGACGGGGGGTTCAATGTGATCGAGGGGGAGAAGATCTTCGTATTTCGGAAGGGGGATAGCTTCAGCGCCATGTCCGGGAAGTGCACCCATTTCGGGTGTCTCGTGGAGAGGCAGGCGGACGGCTCCTTCCTCTGCCCGTGTCACGCCTCGGTGTTCGACGGCAAGGGCGGCGTAAAGAAGGGCCCGGCGAAGAAGGACCTCGTGTGGCACAACGTTAAGGTTATGCCGACAGGCGAGGTCATGGTCGACGTAAAGAGCGAGGTTGCGCCTTAG
- a CDS encoding Na+/H+ antiporter, whose protein sequence is MELAIEREIIALLIVVTSVAMIVRRIKLPYTVALVIVGLALGFFHALPDLHLTPEILFFVLLPSLLFEAAFHLDIRDFLRNAWTIVILAVPGVLFTMAVVAGIVFLGLGWSQPAVAVSTGAVLLFGALISATDPISVLAIFKKLGISRKLTVVIEGESLFNDGTAVVIFTIVLAAINGGGIGIGAGLQKFVIVVAGGIAVGACLGLFMSILTAQVDDHLIEITLTSILAYGSYLVAEELHVSGVIAVVVAGMMSGNFGTKYGMSPTTKLAVESFWEYVVFVVNSIVFILIGIELTFANLLDNIVPILIAWGAVLVSRLMVIYLTRPIVNRLGNDVSLRWAMVLVWGGIRGSISMVLILSLPKDFPYRELILSMTFGVVFLTLIGQGMTMRPLLRRLGLVTGPTKERETYEKYRGGLSAVGRVMEEIETMAKRKEISPSVYKRLREQYRKRSKTLEKGLSELHLEKDFLKEEELISVRRHLLMVEKDAVKDAYGQGLISDEAMRELTKEVDAKLTMMEGEKE, encoded by the coding sequence TTGGAACTCGCCATCGAAAGGGAGATAATAGCGCTCCTGATCGTCGTAACGTCGGTCGCCATGATTGTAAGGAGAATAAAGCTCCCCTACACAGTGGCGCTCGTCATCGTGGGGCTCGCCCTCGGCTTTTTCCACGCCCTTCCCGATCTCCACCTCACCCCGGAGATACTCTTCTTCGTGCTTTTGCCGTCGCTCTTGTTCGAGGCGGCGTTTCATCTCGACATTAGAGACTTTCTAAGAAACGCCTGGACGATCGTGATCCTTGCAGTCCCGGGCGTCCTATTTACGATGGCCGTCGTTGCGGGGATCGTCTTTCTGGGGCTAGGGTGGAGCCAGCCGGCCGTCGCCGTGAGCACGGGGGCCGTGCTGCTGTTCGGCGCGCTCATCTCCGCGACCGACCCGATAAGCGTGCTCGCTATTTTCAAGAAGCTCGGTATATCGAGGAAATTGACCGTGGTGATCGAGGGGGAGAGCCTCTTTAACGACGGCACCGCGGTCGTGATCTTCACCATAGTCCTGGCTGCCATAAACGGCGGCGGGATCGGGATAGGCGCCGGCCTCCAGAAATTCGTAATCGTCGTCGCCGGCGGGATAGCCGTGGGGGCGTGCCTTGGGCTTTTCATGAGCATACTGACCGCCCAGGTGGACGACCACCTGATCGAGATCACTCTGACCTCGATCTTAGCCTACGGCTCGTATCTCGTGGCGGAGGAGCTTCACGTCTCGGGAGTCATCGCTGTTGTCGTCGCCGGAATGATGAGCGGGAACTTCGGCACGAAGTACGGGATGTCCCCGACGACGAAGCTCGCGGTCGAGTCGTTCTGGGAGTACGTGGTCTTTGTGGTCAACTCCATCGTCTTCATATTGATCGGGATCGAGCTTACCTTTGCAAACCTCCTCGACAACATCGTCCCGATCCTCATCGCCTGGGGGGCGGTGCTGGTATCCCGGCTCATGGTGATATATCTCACGAGGCCCATCGTCAACCGCCTCGGAAACGACGTCTCCTTAAGGTGGGCGATGGTCCTCGTCTGGGGGGGAATAAGGGGCTCCATCTCGATGGTGCTGATTCTCTCCCTGCCGAAGGACTTCCCCTACAGGGAGCTGATCCTCTCGATGACGTTCGGGGTCGTTTTCCTGACGCTGATAGGGCAGGGGATGACGATGAGGCCGCTCTTGAGGCGCCTCGGTCTCGTAACCGGCCCCACCAAGGAACGGGAGACGTACGAGAAATACAGGGGGGGGCTTTCCGCCGTGGGCCGGGTCATGGAGGAGATCGAGACGATGGCGAAGAGGAAGGAGATATCGCCGAGCGTCTACAAGAGGCTGAGGGAGCAGTACAGGAAAAGGTCGAAGACGCTGGAGAAGGGGCTTTCCGAACTCCATCTCGAAAAGGATTTTTTGAAGGAGGAGGAGCTGATATCGGTCAGGAGGCACCTCCTGATGGTGGAGAAGGACGCGGTGAAGGACGCCTACGGCCAGGGGCTGATCTCCGACGAGGCGATGAGGGAGCTGACCAAGGAGGTGGACGCGAAGCTTACGATGATGGAGGGGGAGAAGGAGTAG
- a CDS encoding acyl--CoA ligase: MTIGNIVARNAIQFPDREALVFEDLRYTWRELNDRVNGLANSLLSLGLKKGDKVAMMSENIPAMVEANYALAKIGVVYFPVKTRLLPPDIRYLIDLSDAKVLIYHEEFAEMVANMKGELPKVKTYLQVGGKKAKFAQDYESFLKKGKKVEPDVEVLPDDLYIFLCTGGTTGVSKLAMLTHANALWAVYTTINVMNITEEDAGIQVLPLFHVIIDNCLNSLMAAGAKVVLQHRFDPVQYMRNVSEEKVTIAMVVPPFLFNWIMAVPEAIAYDITHVRAFATAAATFPDDLKKDVKKYMPNAQMYYTYGLTESSGGNATVLTPNMIFEKAGSIGVINPILNYRIVDDTGKEVKIGDPGELLLKGPSVISGYYKRDDETKVTFVDGWLHTGDIVSRDKDGFLYFVDRRKDMIKTGGENVFAKEVEDAFLTHPKIQEIAVFGLPDEKWGEKIHAAVVLKPGEEATEEDMMAYGKEKLPGYKRPKVVYFLDALPRNPSGKVMKYKMKDEYKE; encoded by the coding sequence ATGACTATCGGAAATATCGTGGCGAGAAACGCCATACAGTTTCCCGACAGAGAGGCCCTCGTCTTCGAGGACCTGCGCTACACATGGAGGGAGCTTAACGACCGCGTCAACGGCCTTGCGAACTCCCTCCTCTCCCTGGGTCTTAAGAAGGGGGACAAGGTCGCGATGATGTCGGAGAACATCCCGGCAATGGTGGAGGCTAACTACGCCCTGGCGAAGATCGGCGTCGTCTACTTCCCGGTCAAGACGAGGCTCCTCCCGCCGGACATCAGATACCTGATCGACCTGTCTGACGCCAAGGTCTTGATCTACCACGAGGAGTTCGCCGAAATGGTGGCGAACATGAAGGGAGAGCTCCCCAAGGTGAAGACCTATCTCCAGGTGGGAGGTAAAAAAGCGAAATTCGCACAGGACTACGAATCTTTCTTGAAAAAAGGCAAAAAGGTCGAACCGGACGTGGAGGTACTGCCGGACGACCTCTATATTTTCCTCTGCACCGGCGGAACCACCGGCGTAAGCAAGCTGGCCATGCTGACCCACGCAAACGCCCTGTGGGCGGTCTACACTACGATAAACGTAATGAACATAACCGAGGAGGATGCCGGGATCCAGGTTCTTCCCCTCTTTCACGTCATCATAGACAACTGCCTGAATTCGCTCATGGCCGCGGGCGCAAAGGTCGTCCTCCAACACCGCTTCGACCCGGTCCAGTACATGAGAAACGTATCCGAGGAGAAGGTCACCATCGCCATGGTCGTCCCGCCGTTTCTCTTCAACTGGATCATGGCGGTCCCGGAGGCGATAGCCTACGACATCACCCACGTCAGGGCCTTTGCGACCGCCGCCGCCACCTTCCCGGACGACCTCAAAAAGGACGTCAAGAAGTACATGCCGAACGCACAGATGTACTACACCTACGGCCTCACCGAGTCGAGCGGCGGAAACGCCACGGTCCTGACGCCGAACATGATCTTCGAGAAGGCGGGCTCCATCGGCGTGATAAACCCGATTCTAAACTACAGGATCGTGGACGACACCGGAAAGGAGGTCAAGATCGGTGACCCCGGCGAGCTGCTTCTCAAAGGGCCGTCGGTAATCTCCGGCTACTACAAGCGGGACGACGAGACGAAGGTCACCTTCGTTGACGGCTGGCTCCACACGGGAGACATCGTCAGCCGCGACAAGGACGGCTTTCTCTACTTCGTCGACAGGAGGAAGGACATGATAAAGACGGGGGGCGAAAACGTCTTCGCCAAAGAGGTGGAGGACGCATTTCTCACCCACCCGAAGATTCAGGAGATCGCTGTCTTCGGCCTGCCGGACGAGAAGTGGGGGGAGAAGATCCACGCCGCCGTTGTCCTGAAGCCGGGCGAGGAGGCAACCGAGGAGGATATGATGGCCTACGGAAAGGAGAAGCTCCCCGGCTACAAGAGGCCGAAGGTGGTCTACTTCCTCGATGCCCTGCCGAGGAACCCGAGCGGGAAGGTCATGAAGTACAAGATGAAGGATGAGTACAAGGAGTAA